A single genomic interval of Malania oleifera isolate guangnan ecotype guangnan chromosome 11, ASM2987363v1, whole genome shotgun sequence harbors:
- the LOC131143456 gene encoding peroxiredoxin-2E, chloroplastic, translating into MALSLTISRLLSSPIAHSLSSASLFPPKALCLSSSVSLSSLPLKICPKPLKFSSVTTATTKISATVAVGEKLPGATFSYFDSANELQTTTVDDLTKGKKAILFAVPGAFTPTCSQKHLPGFVEKAGELKSKGVDTIACVSVNDAFVMKAWKADLKIGDEVLLLSDGNGDFTRAIGAELDLSDKPVGLGVRSRRYAMLVEDGVVKVLNIEEGGAFTFSSAEDMLKVL; encoded by the coding sequence ATGGCGCTCTCTCTAACCATCTCAAGGCTGCTCTCATCTCCCATTGCTCATTCTCTCTCCTCCGCCTCTCTCTTCCCGCCCAAAGCCCTTTGTCTCTCCTCATCCGTCTCCCTTTCCTCCCTTCCTCTCAAAATCTGCCCCAAACCCCTCAAATTTTCCTCAGTCACCACCGCCACCACCAAAATCTCTGCCACCGTCGCCGTCGGAGAAAAGCTCCCCGGCGCCACCTTCTCCTACTTCGACTCCGCTAACGAGCTTCAAACCACCACCGTCGACGACCTCACCAAGGGCAAGAAAGCCATCCTCTTTGCCGTCCCAGGCGCCTTCACCCCGACCTGCTCGCAAAAACACCTCCCAGGCTTTGTGGAGAAGGCCGGAGAACTGAAATCCAAAGGTGTCGACACCATCGCCTGCGTCTCCGTCAACGACGCCTTCGTGATGAAAGCATGGAAGGCCGATTTGAAAATCGGCGATGAGGTGTTGCTGTTGTCCGATGGGAATGGCGACTTCACGCGCGCAATTGGGGCCGAGCTCGATTTGAGTGATAAGCCCGTGGGGTTGGGAGTAAGGTCGAGGCGGTACGCAATGTTGGTGGAGGATGGGGTGGTTAAGGTCTTGAATATAGAGGAAGGCGGCGCGTTTACGTTTAGCAGTGCCGAGGATATGCTCAAAGTTCTTTGA